A stretch of the Coprobacillus cateniformis genome encodes the following:
- a CDS encoding phosphate ABC transporter substrate-binding protein produces the protein MKKLGALLLACVLSFSLVGCGGDDKTPTSNGDTTNVSGKITLDGSTSMEKLVKGLAEAIKEDYPNLTLEPQFTGSGTGIKSVIAGTANIGNSSRALKDEEKAEGLVENIVALDGIAVIVDKNNSIKNLTKQQLADIYTGKVKNWKEVGGADQNIVVVGREEGSGTRDGFEDILGIKEKCKYANTLNETGAVVAKVEGTPGAIGYASLDVAEDSKDKVNILSLDNIVPSESTILDGTYTLQRPFVMATKGEINKQSEQVQAVFKFIESAKGQEVIKSVGLVVPNK, from the coding sequence ATGAAAAAATTAGGAGCTTTATTATTGGCATGCGTATTAAGTTTTAGCTTAGTTGGGTGTGGCGGAGATGATAAAACACCAACAAGTAATGGAGATACTACAAATGTAAGTGGTAAAATTACATTAGATGGTTCAACTTCAATGGAGAAATTGGTTAAAGGTCTTGCAGAAGCAATTAAAGAAGATTATCCAAATTTAACATTAGAACCACAATTTACTGGTTCAGGTACTGGTATCAAATCTGTAATTGCTGGAACAGCAAATATTGGAAATTCATCTAGAGCATTAAAAGATGAAGAAAAAGCTGAAGGATTAGTAGAAAACATTGTTGCCTTAGATGGTATTGCAGTTATTGTTGATAAAAACAATAGTATCAAAAATTTAACAAAACAACAATTAGCTGATATCTATACTGGAAAAGTAAAAAATTGGAAAGAAGTCGGTGGGGCTGATCAAAATATCGTTGTGGTAGGACGTGAAGAAGGTTCAGGAACAAGAGACGGTTTTGAAGATATCTTAGGAATTAAAGAAAAATGTAAATATGCAAATACTTTAAATGAAACTGGAGCAGTCGTTGCTAAAGTAGAAGGAACACCTGGAGCTATTGGTTATGCATCTTTAGATGTTGCAGAAGATAGTAAGGATAAAGTGAATATTCTTTCTTTAGATAATATAGTGCCTAGTGAATCAACAATTTTAGATGGTACTTATACTTTACAAAGACCATTTGTTATGGCAACAAAGGGTGAAATCAATAAGCAATCAGAACAAGTTCAAGCAGTCTTCAAATTTATTGAAAGTGCAAAAGGACAAGAAGTGATTAAATCAGTTGGTTTGGTTGTACCAAATAAATAA
- the pstC gene encoding phosphate ABC transporter permease subunit PstC, which yields MEKGIVSILSNRKTKSAVEKIAAYIFTACAIVSIVAVISITGYMIISGTPAIFKVGLTDILFSNVWEPTASTPQFGILNIILTSIVGVFLAICIGVPIGILTAVNLSEIANPRTRKIIKSAVELLAGIPSVVYGLLGILIITPIMYQLELFIFASSTTHQFTGGSNLISAILVLAIMILPTLINITETSLKSVPDDYRKSSLALGASQMQTIFKVVLPAAKNGIMSAVVLGVGRAIGEAMAILLVAGNSVNVPLPFHSVRFLTTGIVSEMGYASGLHREVLFTIGLVLFIFIIVINLVLTFVLKGGNQDGE from the coding sequence ATGGAAAAAGGAATAGTATCTATTTTAAGTAATAGAAAAACAAAATCAGCAGTTGAAAAAATAGCAGCATATATTTTTACTGCATGTGCAATTGTTTCTATTGTTGCTGTTATTTCTATTACAGGCTATATGATCATATCAGGAACACCAGCAATATTTAAAGTAGGACTTACAGATATTTTATTTAGTAATGTTTGGGAGCCAACTGCTTCAACACCTCAATTTGGTATTCTTAACATTATTTTAACATCCATTGTTGGAGTCTTTTTAGCTATCTGTATAGGAGTCCCAATAGGGATATTAACAGCTGTTAATCTATCTGAAATCGCAAATCCTAGAACAAGAAAAATTATTAAATCAGCAGTGGAATTATTAGCTGGAATACCATCAGTTGTATATGGGTTATTAGGAATTTTGATTATTACACCTATCATGTATCAATTAGAGTTATTTATATTTGCTTCTTCAACAACACATCAGTTTACAGGTGGGTCAAATTTAATATCTGCGATATTGGTTCTAGCTATAATGATTTTACCAACCCTTATTAATATTACAGAAACATCATTAAAAAGTGTTCCAGATGATTATCGTAAAAGTTCACTAGCATTAGGTGCAAGCCAAATGCAGACGATTTTTAAAGTTGTCTTACCAGCAGCAAAGAATGGAATCATGTCAGCAGTTGTCTTAGGTGTAGGACGTGCTATTGGAGAAGCTATGGCTATTTTACTTGTAGCTGGAAACTCTGTTAATGTTCCTTTACCATTTCATTCAGTTCGTTTTTTAACAACTGGAATTGTTTCTGAGATGGGGTATGCATCTGGATTACACAGAGAGGTCTTATTTACGATTGGACTTGTTTTGTTTATCTTTATTATTGTTATTAACCTTGTCTTAACATTTGTACTCAAGGGAGGAAATCAAGATGGAGAATAG
- the pstA gene encoding phosphate ABC transporter permease PstA: MENSIYNKKSRFSDNLLNFFIQFSTLISIVLLVVIIGYICYRGIPHFSFDYLINTTSILKKTVGILPNIINTLYMIVVTLLIAGPISIGGAIYLNEYATNKKLVHIISFTTEVLAGIPSIIYGLFGMLFFGGVLNLSYSILTGAFTLAIMILPIVSRNTQIALQAVPKSYREAALGIGATKWYMIRTVLLPSAIPGILTGIILAMGRIVAESAALLFTAGSLSILPTNVFSHLFSSGATLTIQLYLEMAKANYESAFVIALILVVIVLLLNFTAKWISKKFDVNKVD, from the coding sequence ATGGAGAATAGTATTTATAATAAAAAAAGTCGTTTTAGTGATAATTTATTAAACTTCTTTATTCAATTTTCTACTCTTATTTCAATAGTGCTACTGGTTGTTATTATTGGATATATATGTTATCGAGGAATTCCTCATTTTTCATTTGATTACTTAATCAATACAACAAGTATTTTAAAGAAAACGGTAGGAATTTTACCTAATATTATAAACACATTATATATGATTGTTGTCACTTTATTAATTGCAGGACCTATCAGCATTGGTGGAGCAATTTATTTAAATGAGTATGCAACAAATAAAAAACTTGTTCATATTATTTCATTTACGACAGAAGTTCTTGCAGGAATTCCATCAATTATTTATGGATTATTTGGAATGTTATTCTTTGGTGGTGTTTTGAATTTAAGTTATTCAATTTTAACAGGAGCTTTCACTTTAGCCATTATGATTCTACCAATTGTTTCTCGTAATACACAGATTGCTTTACAGGCTGTTCCAAAAAGTTATCGTGAAGCTGCACTAGGAATAGGAGCAACAAAATGGTATATGATTCGTACAGTATTGTTGCCGAGTGCTATACCAGGAATCTTAACCGGAATTATTTTAGCAATGGGAAGAATTGTTGCAGAATCAGCAGCACTATTATTCACTGCTGGAAGTCTAAGTATATTACCTACAAATGTATTTTCACACTTATTCTCCAGTGGAGCAACTTTAACAATTCAATTATATTTAGAGATGGCTAAAGCAAATTATGAATCAGCATTTGTTATTGCATTAATTTTAGTTGTTATTGTTTTGTTATTAAATTTCACTGCAAAGTGGATTTCTAAAAAATTTGATGTAAATAAGGTGGATTAG
- the pstB gene encoding phosphate ABC transporter ATP-binding protein PstB → MNKKIEAKKLNLFYGDKHALKDVDLAIEENKITAFIGPSGCGKSTFLKTLNRMNDYVNNVKITGEVVLDNEDIYDPRVDTTVLRKKVGMVFQQPNPFPMSIYDNVAYGPRIHGIKNKKQLDEIVEKSLKAAALYDEVADRLHSSALGLSGGQQQRLCIARCLAVEPEVILLDEPTSALDPISTLKIEELLMDLKNKYTIAIVTHNMQQASRIADYTAFFLVGEMVEYGKTKDIFSLPQDKRTEDYITGRFG, encoded by the coding sequence ATGAATAAAAAAATTGAAGCTAAAAAATTAAATCTCTTTTATGGGGATAAACATGCTTTAAAAGATGTTGATTTGGCAATTGAAGAAAATAAAATTACTGCCTTTATTGGTCCTTCTGGATGTGGAAAGTCAACATTTTTAAAGACATTGAACAGAATGAATGATTATGTCAATAACGTTAAAATTACAGGTGAAGTTGTTTTAGATAATGAAGATATTTACGACCCACGTGTTGATACAACAGTTTTAAGAAAAAAAGTTGGAATGGTTTTTCAACAGCCAAATCCATTTCCAATGAGTATTTATGATAATGTTGCATATGGACCAAGAATTCATGGTATTAAAAATAAGAAGCAACTTGATGAGATTGTTGAAAAGAGTTTAAAAGCAGCTGCATTATATGATGAAGTGGCAGATCGACTCCACTCATCAGCATTAGGTTTATCAGGAGGTCAACAGCAACGTTTATGTATAGCAAGATGTTTAGCAGTTGAGCCAGAAGTTATTTTGTTAGATGAACCAACAAGTGCACTTGATCCTATCTCTACATTAAAGATTGAAGAACTTCTAATGGATCTAAAAAATAAATATACAATTGCAATTGTTACTCACAATATGCAGCAGGCATCACGTATTGCTGACTATACTGCTTTTTTCTTAGTTGGTGAGATGGTTGAATATGGAAAAACAAAAGATATATTTTCATTACCACAAGATAAACGTACTGAAGATTATATCACAGGACGTTTTGGTTAA
- the phoU gene encoding phosphate signaling complex protein PhoU: MMRTLFDAELNKLNVDLTKMGHLVEVSIENMIDAFKHQDKTLAKEIMDNDRLINDMERAIESRSFNLILRQQPIASDLRNVTSALKIVTDLERIGDQAADIAEIILNFEGEHAYRTVEHIPTMAKKAKMMVHEAIDAFIKKDLSTAQMVIKMDDEIDSLFQEVKQEVTEILKENSERIDYCIDFLMIAKYLERVGDHAVNICEWLEFNQTGTMNDHRLI; the protein is encoded by the coding sequence ATGATGAGAACTTTATTTGATGCAGAATTAAATAAATTAAATGTAGATTTAACAAAAATGGGACATTTAGTAGAGGTGTCTATTGAGAATATGATTGATGCTTTTAAGCATCAAGATAAAACATTAGCAAAAGAGATTATGGATAATGATAGATTGATTAACGATATGGAAAGAGCAATTGAATCTAGATCATTTAATTTAATTTTAAGGCAGCAACCCATTGCAAGTGATTTAAGAAATGTGACATCAGCATTAAAGATTGTTACAGACTTAGAAAGAATTGGAGATCAGGCTGCAGATATTGCTGAAATTATTTTGAATTTTGAAGGAGAACATGCTTATCGTACTGTTGAGCATATTCCAACAATGGCTAAAAAAGCAAAAATGATGGTTCATGAAGCTATTGATGCTTTCATTAAAAAAGATCTCTCTACAGCACAAATGGTTATCAAAATGGATGATGAAATTGATTCTTTATTTCAGGAAGTAAAACAAGAAGTTACTGAAATATTAAAAGAAAATAGTGAAAGAATTGATTATTGTATAGATTTTCTGATGATTGCTAAGTATTTAGAAAGAGTTGGTGATCATGCAGTGAATATATGCGAATGGTTAGAATTTAACCAGACAGGAACAATGAACGACCACAGACTTATCTAA
- a CDS encoding response regulator transcription factor — translation MNARIYVIEDDENIQEIVKLSLESNGYQVTLFDNAIDAIIAIHEDAPDLAIFDVMLPQMDGITAVKKIRETNTQMPILILSAKDSEIDKIHGLDSGSDDYMTKPFGVLELCARVRTLLRRVQPKSKSIQTPTLSIDKSTHIVQQNNQGIDLTHKEYQLLLYLIENKERVVERDELLNNIWGYDFIGESRALDVHIRSLRKKLDDNGEKYIKTVRSVGYRFVEKEDTHD, via the coding sequence ATGAACGCACGTATTTATGTTATTGAAGACGATGAAAACATTCAGGAAATTGTCAAATTATCATTAGAATCTAATGGATATCAAGTCACATTATTTGATAATGCAATTGATGCAATTATAGCTATTCATGAAGATGCACCAGATCTTGCAATCTTTGATGTTATGTTACCACAAATGGATGGTATTACAGCTGTCAAAAAGATTAGAGAAACAAATACACAAATGCCTATTCTTATTTTAAGTGCTAAAGATAGTGAAATAGATAAAATTCATGGATTAGATAGTGGTAGTGATGATTATATGACAAAACCATTTGGTGTCCTTGAATTATGTGCACGTGTTCGTACATTACTACGTAGAGTTCAGCCAAAATCCAAATCGATTCAAACGCCAACTTTATCAATTGATAAATCTACACATATTGTTCAGCAGAATAACCAAGGTATTGATTTAACACATAAAGAATATCAATTATTACTTTATTTAATTGAAAATAAAGAACGTGTTGTGGAACGAGATGAACTATTGAATAATATTTGGGGTTATGATTTTATAGGAGAATCAAGAGCTTTAGATGTCCATATAAGATCATTAAGAAAAAAGTTAGATGATAACGGAGAAAAATATATTAAAACAGTGCGTTCTGTAGGATATCGCTTTGTTGAAAAGGAGGATACACATGACTAA
- a CDS encoding sensor histidine kinase, which yields MTKSILRYFIIILIATLLSSCFISATLISNSLLSTTKQDMLYSLKLIDYAIDYQQPLEQQIEKLNPLAYSDQTRISVIDKRGHVVADTVSQSVSENHLDRQEIQEALHNTVGYARRRSETTNENMLYVAYYHQDYILRLSIPYNGLLDHIPSLIPALSISAVVSFVIAYILSRKLAFTISKPIIDISDSLDQMTEDFRFELKQYDYQEFNVIVNTIGNLSHRLRKSMREVKLERIKMDEILKQMNEGFVLLDENYKILSINAKATSILGNMKTYDQFMDYLYYPEIINALENNIPKQEIEIKINHNIYACYISRIDLGTTLLFVDITVAKKAEKMRSEFFSNVSHELKTPMTSIRGYSDLLVQGLVHDETQKHMMLEKIQEEVNSMSTLINDILMLSRIENMDIEVEMMPMKMKGLVDEVLESYQVELSKHDITMHTDFTDLTYIGNHQQIYTLLNNLIGNAIKYNIDHGHVFVNVEDQGQAMKVTVKDTGIGIPLADQSRIFERFYRVDKGRSKQRGGTGLGLAIVKHIVSHYKGVIHLTSELGQGTTIEIILPQQSIKEV from the coding sequence ATGACTAAGTCTATCCTCCGTTATTTTATCATCATTTTAATTGCGACTCTCCTTAGCAGTTGTTTTATCTCTGCTACGTTAATTTCTAATAGTCTTTTGAGTACAACAAAACAGGATATGTTGTATTCTTTAAAGTTAATTGATTATGCAATTGATTATCAACAGCCATTAGAACAACAAATTGAAAAATTAAATCCATTAGCTTATTCTGATCAAACACGAATTAGTGTTATTGATAAAAGAGGGCATGTTGTTGCAGATACGGTATCTCAATCTGTATCTGAAAACCATTTGGATCGACAAGAAATTCAAGAGGCACTTCATAATACTGTTGGTTATGCAAGAAGGCGATCTGAAACAACAAATGAGAATATGTTATATGTTGCTTATTACCATCAGGATTATATATTGCGATTATCTATTCCATATAATGGATTATTAGATCATATTCCATCTTTAATTCCAGCATTATCTATAAGTGCTGTTGTTTCTTTTGTGATTGCATATATTCTATCTAGAAAACTTGCTTTTACAATATCTAAACCAATTATTGATATTAGTGATAGTTTAGATCAAATGACAGAAGATTTTCGATTTGAATTAAAACAATATGATTATCAGGAATTTAATGTTATTGTTAATACAATAGGAAACTTATCACATCGTTTACGTAAATCAATGCGTGAAGTAAAATTAGAACGTATAAAAATGGATGAAATTTTAAAACAAATGAATGAAGGCTTTGTTTTATTAGATGAAAATTATAAAATATTAAGTATTAATGCAAAAGCAACATCAATCTTAGGAAATATGAAGACTTATGATCAGTTTATGGATTACTTATATTATCCTGAAATTATTAATGCTTTAGAAAATAACATTCCTAAGCAAGAAATAGAAATTAAAATTAATCATAATATCTATGCATGTTATATTTCAAGAATTGATTTAGGAACAACTTTATTATTTGTTGATATTACAGTTGCTAAAAAGGCAGAAAAAATGCGCAGTGAATTTTTCTCTAATGTATCACATGAATTAAAGACACCAATGACATCTATTCGTGGTTATAGTGATTTATTGGTTCAAGGTTTGGTTCATGATGAAACACAAAAACATATGATGTTAGAAAAGATTCAAGAAGAGGTCAATAGTATGTCAACTCTAATAAATGATATCTTAATGCTATCTAGGATAGAAAATATGGATATTGAAGTAGAAATGATGCCTATGAAAATGAAAGGTCTTGTTGATGAAGTTCTAGAAAGTTATCAAGTAGAGTTATCTAAACATGATATTACAATGCATACTGATTTTACAGATCTTACGTATATTGGAAATCATCAACAAATATATACTTTACTTAATAATCTTATAGGAAATGCTATTAAGTATAATATTGATCATGGTCATGTTTTTGTCAATGTTGAAGATCAAGGTCAAGCAATGAAAGTGACTGTGAAAGATACTGGTATTGGAATCCCTTTAGCTGATCAATCTCGTATATTTGAAAGATTTTATCGTGTTGATAAAGGAAGAAGTAAACAAAGAGGTGGAACTGGATTAGGATTAGCAATTGTGAAACATATTGTTTCTCATTATAAAGGCGTTATTCATTTAACTAGTGAATTAGGGCAAGGAACAACAATAGAAATAATTTTACCACAACAAAGTATTAAGGAAGTTTAG